The DNA region AATGTTCAAAATCCTAGAAAAAAGAGATCCCTGTATAACATCATCCCTTACGAAAGAAACTAGACCAAAACACAAATTATGTATGAAATGTCTAAGCTTTGCAGTTTGCAAGATGGTCAGTAAATTTGTTTGCTTCACAAAACACATACAGACCCTCCACTCTTTAGAAGCAAATATATTCTCTTATTTAAATGTATGATGAAAATAGTTGACGTGAGAAGAGAAGCATGCACATTAAAGTTTTTCCCCAGCAAATGGAATGAAAATACGAATAATGAGTaacaatataatttattttaattttaatctaGTTTATCTAGTATGAGGTTGAATTGATATTTTTATCTTATCAAAGGTGGAAAATATATATTAACGATTCACTTTATAAATTTTTCATCCAGCTAAATAAGcagaggaatttttttttccaattttccaTTAATCTAAATAATGCATAAAACTTACTCTTTTTTATCCTATATTTTTATATCAATTATTGCTCGTAAAATGTGAATATTCTTGGCTTGATACAGATTGTATCCCGTATAGGATTCTttcatcaaacaaaaaaaataagatgAGGAAAGCCAGTGGTAAAATAAGGGAAAAGTTACATTTTTATCTCTTATTTGAGTAAATTTTACCCTTCTGAGATAAGACTTATGATGATCAAGAAAAGACAAATCTTATcaaacatttatttatttaaattttaaactatTATTTATATGACATAACTTCACGAGAATTGAGAATGATGTCATGACTTTTCATGAATTGAGTATTTTTTTAGGTTACAGGAGGAAAATACATGAATTGAGAATAATGACTCAAATTTACACCATTCGATTACTATTATAAGTAAAAGTTGGTATTTTAGATTCatttaataaatgatgtatgtggtcattaaaatggtcacatacattatttattaaatgaacctacaaaactaacttttgcttataaattataatagtgaccggagggtgtaatATCTAATGATAAATTATAGACATAAAAAGTAGTTAAAAGTTGTATTACTAGTATTAAGAACTGTTCCTGGTGTCAAGGATCATCAAGTAGCTTACTAGCACATGTAACCTTGACCTTTTGTATAACAAAGGTTCTAGTTTTGATATTGTATGTTATTGTGATAATTGATTTTGCGTGTGATAGATCAGAAGAAAAACAGTAATGATTCATGAACTATTACACAGTAAAACACCCCTAAACACCCCTTTTTCCtacggatttggccaaataatacactgaactaaccacctaaatgcacatgactaaccataaagcacagaaccggtttctgtgctttatggttagtcatgtgtatttaggtggttagtttagtgtattatttggccaaatccctaatttaggaatttcaattttacacggttctgtgctttatggttagtcatgtgtatttaggtggttagtttagtgtattatttggccaaatccctaatttaggaatttcaactttacacggttctgtgctttatggttagtcatgtgtatttaggtggttagttcaatgtattatttggccaaatccctaatttaggaatttcaactttacacggttctgtgctttatggttagtcatgtgtatttaggtggttagttcagtgtattatttggccaaatccgcaggaaaaatgggtgtttagggGTGTTTCTACTATTCAGTGGTTCAGGAATCATTTTTCGAAGAAAAAAGGCACAGGTAACATATGTCAAGTTCTTGGAGAGTCACTGGCCACATGGCCATGTAACAAGAAAGACACCATTGCGAAGTTCTATCCACCATGGAAGCTGAGTATGTCTCTGCCCCAAGCTGCAGTTCTCAAATTTAGTGTATCAAATATCAGGTTAACGATTGTGCTGTGTTATACCAAAATTCCCATTTCTTCTAACAATACTATCTAAAAATCTAAAAATCTAAAAATTCATGTATTTTCTGCATTATGTTACAAATTAAACCAAATGATAAACTTATAGTTACTATGGTTTAGTTGTTGTAGATGAAAGCCAAACCAACCCAGTTCAAGTCAGATCAGTTTTTGAACAAATCTTAACCATTGCGCCTGCCTtaacttagtagtcttggcctgCTCAACCAAGTCAGTTCACAGCAAATTAATAACAAATAAAAACGATGAAATGCTCTACTgcacaaaaaaataataatgataaagaAATGTTCTATTGTTCTGGGAGCAAGAATATTGAAAAACTAGATTTTACATAAAAAACCGGAACGTATTTACAGTGCTCTCTGGGTTTGCTAGAACTATGAGGTGTATACAAAGCAAGAGTATCTTAATATCAGTATTTGATCGCGTGGTGGCGTAACCAGAGGTCATACATGACCATATGAAAAGCATCATATCCGACTGGGGGCGAATTCCATTGGAAGTGTTTCTGAACCTGATAGAACATGGCAAACTTTCTTTGTCAGTTTCACCATACTAACAGATAATTCAATAGCAAATGAAAATTTCTATGGGCAGACAACGATCAGTACCAGACGCCATCTTTttattacattttaaaattttattctaacttttcaaagtttaaatttaaatacaACAAATAAGAAAATGCACAAAAAAATGAAACTTGTAACATTTAAAGATTTCTGAGCTATAAACCAAgggtgaaaaataaaatatttcaccAACATATAGACTTCATGTAAAGAAATAAGAGGATTGATACCTTTACTAAATTATTATGAAGTGTAACAAACTCAGCTTGCGATATATTTTTGAGGATTTGTTTAAGCTGGTATACATCACTCTCCTTGAGTACAACAGCGAATTTTCTCCAGTTAATAATATCATTAAAAGGAAGGTCATAGTAATCTGATAATATCACTGCAAACAACATTAAAAATTTCAGGTCAGTTACACAATTGTCTAAAGACAAACAAATTTCATCCCAAATGCCAGAATATCAAACTCAAAACCATTAACAGGTAACAATAATTTATTCGAACCAAGTTTTAGGTAAAATGTCACTCGTGTAGGGCAGAAGTATACATGTAATTTGTTTAGGTGGGTTCTAACTACTACtgaatttgaaatttatttatCACCCACAGATAAAATACTTCAACTTCAGCCAAGGTGATTGGAGGAGTGGAGTTTGGGTGGAAGGTCCTAAATTTGATCCCAAGGCCTTCCATTTTGTTAGGCATAATCCAACCTTAAAAGAGTTGCACCTATTAGTAATCTGCTCCACTTGAGAAATCTACTTTTTCAAATTGAACCATATAAAATCCTATAAATTAATAGATGATTAAACCACCATATTTCAGTCACTCAATCATCATACTGTTAGGCATTCCTATGCTAGATCATGTGGGAATCTTGAGAAAGGAGCAGAAGAGGGATTTGGGGTTGTAAGAGCCTAGCCTCTTGCAAGGAGGACCAGAAGGAAGGGATACTGTTAGAAGCAAAGATAAAAGAAGGTAGATGATACATGAGACAGAACATCCAGTCATTGATTAAGTTTTGGGACCGTTAAACAGGGAGGGTTGCAGACCTCTGTAAGCAACTAAGACCTTTGGGAGGGTGAGAGACCTTTGTATGCAAGCTTGTCACAACCCAAAATCCCTCTTTTGCCCATTACTGATAATTCTCACTGGTATAACATAGGAATGCCTAACACACGTCAGTAAAATTTGCAATACCGTCTTAGGAATGATAAAAGTAACCAAAGAAGGAGCTTGAAAATGTTTCATAATAGACTATTTAATTCATATTCTAGCATAGTAAAAAAGGAACATGGGCATCTGAGACCAAAATAAGAGAAATCTAAGGTAAATCTACCAATCTCTTATTGTCCATGAAACATGACAAAAACCATTAAGCAAAAAGTATTCAGTTTATATATACCAGCACTGTCATAAAGGCAAGCAATTTTAGGGTACTTAATATGCAATACAACTATAAAAATAAAGGGAAAAAACATCAGTAAGTTTGATTCTTACCAGGGATGCATCCATAATGGATAGAGTCTGCTATTCGAGCACTATTAACCTGTGATCCACCAGGGCATATACAAAACTTACTCCTGTAAAATCTCTTTTGGTACACTAGATGCCCAGTAGCCCTACTGATTCTGTTGTTTGAAATATCAAGTTCTGTGTCATTTTCCCAAACACGAGCAAGAATAACTCTAATTTTAGAGTTACGATGACCAGCCCAAAATCCAAGAGTAGTCCTGCAAAGCACAAATTCATCAATTTTTCAGAATGAATAAGTAGGATGTAGAACCATTGTTTATTGATAATTTATCATACAGACCTATCAATGCACCAGCAACATTCATTTATCTAATGAAATAAATTATCTTAGTATCCACTTTCCTCACTAATTTTGTTGTTTGAAATACTAAATTCTCCATTACTTTTCATCGTATTTtacataaaatgaaaaatagaataaaaaatcAGGTTCTTGGATAAGATAGCAATCAGAACCATAGGAATTCATAAAAACATTTCGTTGCAAATCACAAAATGAAGATCATAAGTTGTGAGAGTCAACGGCATTTTTCATGTCTATGGCTCTTTTCCAGTAGAGTATACTGCATGGAAGATATTAAGATCCACAAGGTAGATATGTTAAACAAGGTtacataaattttcaaaaactgAAGCACAACATGGATAATTGAAGTGCAACTGCAGACTATTATAGAAACTAAAGACTTGAGGGTTGTGAGTACGTTTAAGATAAAGTTGTTTGTGCATTATGAGAAACGCCAAATAATTTCCATGCCTCTCATGAAGGACCATAACAAGATTAACACACAACTTAGGAAACAGGATGACAAATCATATCTCCAAAACCTAACCTGAACCAATTTGGGTGAATCAATCAACTAAGAGTTAGGGGTTAAGAGTATTTTTCACCTGTTTTCTATATCATTCCCTCCAGATGGAAGAGCAAACGGCTGTAATACTTGCGGGAGAGCAACATCTTTGTGTGGAATGAATCCAACATCATAGCTGGGGGAGCACACTGCTCGGATGGAATTCTTTACAAGAAATGGAAGTCCTTCAGTTGACCTTACACCAACATCATGACAAGTGACAAAGAAGTGATCAGCACCCAAGGTTCTGTTCCAATAAGGATATTTCGCTATTAAGCTCTCCACGTAATTTTGGACAATTATGGTCATATTCTCATAAGATGTACCCTGCATAATATACACAAGCAGGAGATGAGATTGCATTCCTCCAAGACGCAAACACTTAACCATCCAGACCAACCATTGTGAACCTTTTTTTACTACTTATTAAAATATTAGTAATGATACGCGTACCACCAAACAACCAACCAGTGCATACATCGGGACGCCTATTTTTTCTCTCTAACTCTCTGTTCTTCTggtcacatcacatatcatatcgaTCACTCTTCCTACCTCTAGTGGTTACACACATTAAAAGATTCTTGGAGAATATCTACCAATCACTAGTAAAACACACCAGAAACAAAGCACTAACATTCTACAATTTCTCATACAACATAGCCACTACCGGATCTCATAATCAAAAGGAGTACAAAATGCAAGATGTGGAAGCATACCTTGCCACGCATCTTATGGCAGGAGATGGGAATGAAGAAGAGGTGAGCCTGATCGGGATCGAGGGTGCGGAAGCGGCTCTCCCTGATGTTCTGGAAGAAATAGCCCTCGCTGGCATACTTTCCGGTGAGCTTCCGCGGCGTCTGGTAAAACGTTTTTGGATCCCCATCTGGGTATATGTAAACCTTGAAATTCTTCACCATCTCCGCGTAATTAAGCTTGAAAACACGCGGGGAGTGATACACATCGCCGaactcatcatcatcaacagcGTCGTCGTCATCACGGTTGTGCTCCACCACCTGTGGGTTTCCGACGAGGTTGGCAATAGGGACCTTGGGAAAACAAAAGCAGAAAAAACAAATGGGTAATCAAGAAAACAGTGAAAAATGGCAAATTTAGAAATGGGGTGGGGTTTGTTTTGGTGAATTGCTTACCTGGGGTGAAGGGGTGGAGTACTTGAGGGAGAGGTAGGTGAAGCAGAGAAGGGTGAGGATTGCGAGGGTGAGGAGTGAGCCTCGCAGAGAGAAGAACGATTGCTGCTGGGGTTGTTTACCGGAGGAATTCATCAGCATTGGCTCTGAATTTGGGGATTTGATTGATTACAGTGGAGTGagtagaagagaagagagaagactCAGATGGGTGAATCTGTGTGTGATGTGAATGTGATACATGAACATGGGTGATGATGGGAGTTGGAAGTTGGAACCTCATTTGCTTGTTCCATTACACTTTGTTGTGCTGGCTTCTTACCTGCcctttcttattttattttagacttgattaattgcacttttggccTCTAACATATTGtatattgtgatattgtgattATGTGATTTGGGTCATGATGTTCAAAATGAATGAACTTATGTAACGAAATGAGTTTATGTGACACTTATTAGTTGCTATGATGCCAACTTGAGCATCGCCGTCGGCAAATCCTCGACCATTATGGTCGACGGCTTGAGCTGGTCCTTTTAGATGATTTAGACCGTTGGTAATTTGATCAATCGAAGCAGTTGTGGCACTGCCCAATTTACAGGCGATCTCTCACAAAAAAGCTCATGTGTTGGTATGATAGAACTTACATGTTTTACATTAACAATAAGGATTGCACACAAATAATTCAGTTTGAACAAAGAACTTCTCAAGAAGTTGGGGAAGTAGGTGCTTAAGGAGATGCTCAAGGAGTTTCACATGGAGTTGTATAGGATGCTCAACCAAATCAATACTCACAAACAACCAATTCAGAAGTCTTCAACAAGCACAAGCAATCAAAATCCAAATGGTGTTGAGAGAGGATTGATGGTaaaaaattaagcaaaaaattggttcaaaataatttatgggtaaatcataagttttttttgttgttggtaTAAAACGTTTATGTTATAAGATTAATTTTTCCAAATGGGGACATATATAAACTATGTTTGTCTACATGGTTCATCCTAAGTGTTATTCAGGATGGGGAAAAAAGAAGATTTGTTAAGCTTTCTAAAACATGAACCTCAACGGCTAAACTATTTCCAAATTTTGATATGTCTTTGTCACGTTGACCTAATATAGGTTATTTTTACCATGACTTGATTTTTTTCAATGAAGGGGAACAGAAAACAGAAACGAACTACAAGCTCCTGCAATAGATAATGGACACACTATCCAAAAGAAAGGGAACCAAACAAGATAAATCACATCACAAAATCAGATTCAATCTctacattattatttttgtCAATAATCCCTACATTATCAATATCTACAGCTTtgtgcagttttttttttaaatgcacTAGACCACTAGTGGAGGGCCAATGCTCAGCCATTATGGGCTCAAAACAGGCTTCCATAATCTGAGTTGCTACCAACTAAACTCTCCTTGATTTTTGTTAAAAGATCTAATTTTTAATATGATACCTTATTACTACACGATACTGAGCCCAAGTTTTCTGTGTCCAGCCCAGACCAACAATTATTTCCAGTTTGCCTTCTTTTCAGTGGGCTCCATTTTGCTCCTGCTAAAAATATCAATTGAGTAAACAGTCATTCTGGTCCTTGAATGTGTTCACTTGTGATGAAGTGGTCCTCAGCTTTTGAAAATGAGCTTTTTTCATCCCTGAATGTGTTgccgtcggtcaagttagtccttggCTCAGTTTTCCGTTAGTCCCTCAGACGGAAAACACCACATGTCACGTTTTTTTACACGTTGGCATCCTAGTTGGCTCCTTATTCATATTCCCTCCAAAACTTCACTGTCAAATAAGTCCCTGGACAGGTGTTGACCCTCTAATGGATGCCAAAGTCGGGCAAATAAGTCCCTGCCAGCTTCTTATGGAAACCAAGTGTTTCTTCACCTATTACCCATGAGATAAGCAACCAAAAACACAGAGAGAGGAGAGTGAAGAACGGCTGAAGAACCCTAGGTTTCTCATCCATTGCAACAGCTCTGTGAATCGAAGTTAACCGGAGCTGTGATCGACGTTGGAAAGCTTGTGGCAGAGAGGTTTTGTTCCCTTGCTTTCAGGTATGTAAAGTTCGTTCCTTTCATCTGCATGTTTTGAAATTTACGGTTAGGTTTCATGATTTGAGCTTGTTGTTGGTT from Lotus japonicus ecotype B-129 chromosome 2, LjGifu_v1.2 includes:
- the LOC130740100 gene encoding probable glycosyltransferase At5g03795, with translation MLMNSSGKQPQQQSFFSLRGSLLTLAILTLLCFTYLSLKYSTPSPQVPIANLVGNPQVVEHNRDDDDAVDDDEFGDVYHSPRVFKLNYAEMVKNFKVYIYPDGDPKTFYQTPRKLTGKYASEGYFFQNIRESRFRTLDPDQAHLFFIPISCHKMRGKGTSYENMTIIVQNYVESLIAKYPYWNRTLGADHFFVTCHDVGVRSTEGLPFLVKNSIRAVCSPSYDVGFIPHKDVALPQVLQPFALPSGGNDIENRTTLGFWAGHRNSKIRVILARVWENDTELDISNNRISRATGHLVYQKRFYRSKFCICPGGSQVNSARIADSIHYGCIPVILSDYYDLPFNDIINWRKFAVVLKESDVYQLKQILKNISQAEFVTLHNNLVKVQKHFQWNSPPVGYDAFHMVMYDLWLRHHAIKY